A part of Bubalus bubalis isolate 160015118507 breed Murrah chromosome 6, NDDB_SH_1, whole genome shotgun sequence genomic DNA contains:
- the MEX3A gene encoding RNA-binding protein MEX3A, with protein MPSLVVSGIMERNGGFGELGCFGGSAKDRGLLEDERALQLALDQLCLLGLGEPPAPTAGEDGGGGGGGAPAQPAAPPQPAPPPPPAAPPAAPTAAPAAQTPQPPTAPKGASDAKLCALYKEAELRLKGSSNTTECVPVPTSEHVAEIVGRQGCKIKALRAKTNTYIKTPVRGEEPVFMVTGRREDVATARREIISAAEHFSMIRASRNKSGAAFGVAPALPGQVTIRVRVPYRVVGLVVGPKGATIKRIQQQTNTYIITPSRDRDPVFEITGAPGNVERAREEIETHIAVRTGKILEYNNENDFLAGSPDAALDSRYSEAWRVHPSGCKPLSTFRQNSLGCIGECGVDSGFEAPRLGEQGGDFGYGGYLFPGYGVGKQDVYYGVAETSPPLWAGQENATPTSVLFSSASSSSSSSAKARAGPPGAHRSPAASAGPELAGLPRRPPGEPLQGFSKLGGGGLRSPGGGRDCMVCFESEVTAALVPCGHNLFCMECAVRICERTDPECPVCHITATQAIRIFS; from the exons ATGCCTAGTCTAGTGGTATCTGgaataatggaaagaaatgggGGCTTTGGAGAACTAGGATGTTTCGGGGGAAGCGCTAAGGACCGAGGGCTGCTGGAAGACGAGCGCGCCCTTCAGCTGGCTCTCGATCAACTCTGCCTCCTGGGTTTGGgggagccccccgcccccacggCGGGCGAGgacgggggaggtggggggggcggCGCCCCCGCGCAGCCGGCCGCCCCCCCGCAgccggccccgccgccgccgcccgcggcGCCCCCGGCCGCCCCGACGGCGGCCCCCGCGGCGCAGACGCCCcagccccccaccgcccccaaaGGGGCCAGCGACGCCAAGCTCTGCGCTCTCTACAAAGAGGCCGAGCTGCGCCTGAAGGGCAGCAGCAACACCACCGAGTGTGTACCAGTGCCCACCTCCGAGCACGTGGCAGAGATCGTGGGCAGGCAAG GCTGCAAGATTAAGGCTCTGAGGGCCAAGACCAACACCTACATCAAGACGCCCGTGCGAGGCGAGGAGCCAGTGTTCATGGTGACTGGGCGGCGGGAGGACGTGGCCACAGCCCGCAGGGAAATCATCTCAGCGGCCGAGCACTTCTCCATGATCCGCGCCTCGCGCAACAAGTCAGGCGCCGCCTTTGGAGTGGCGCCTGCTCTGCCCGGCCAAGTGACCATTCGTGTGCGGGTGCCCTATCGCGTGGTGGGACTGGTGGTGGGCCCCAAGGGGGCAACCATCAAACGCATCCAGCAGCAGACCAACACGTACATTATCACGCCAAGCCGGGACCGCGACCCGGTGTTCGAGATCACCGGTGCCCCGGGGAACGTGGAGCGTGCACGCGAGGAGATCGAAACGCACATCGCGGTCCGCACAGGCAAGATCCTCGAGTACAACAATGAAAACGACTTCCTGGCGGGGAGCCCCGACGCCGCGCTGGATAGCCGCTACTCGGAGGCCTGGCGGGTGCACCCTTCCGGCTGCAAGCCCCTCTCCACCTTCCGGCAGAACAGCCTGGGCTGCATCGGCGAGTGCGGAGTGGACTCTGGCTTTGAGGCCCCGCGCCTCGGCGAGCAGGGAGGGGACTTTGGCTATGGCGGGTACCTGTTTCCTGGCTATGGCGTGGGCAAGCAGGACGTGTACTACGGAGTGGCGGAGACTAGCCCCCCGCTCTGGGCGGGCCAGGAGAACGCCACGCCCACCTCGGTGCTCTTCTCTTccgcctcttcctcctcctcctcttccgcCAAGGCCCGCGCTGGGCCCCCGGGAGCGCATCGCTCTCCTGCCGCCTCCGCGGGTCCCGAGCTGGCTGGACTCCCGAGACGCCCGCCGGGAGAGCCGCTCCAGGGCTTCTCTAAACTTGGGGGGGGCGGCCTGCGGAGCCCCGGCGGCGGGCGGGATTGCATGGTGTGCTTCGAGAGTGAGGTGACTGCCGCACTGGTACCCTGCGGACACAACCTGTTCTGCATGGAGTGTGCAGTACGCATCTGTGAGAGGACGGACCCGGAGTGTCCCGTCTGCCACATCACAGCCACGCAAGCCATCCGAATATTTTCCTAA